One region of Fragaria vesca subsp. vesca linkage group LG4, FraVesHawaii_1.0, whole genome shotgun sequence genomic DNA includes:
- the LOC101299370 gene encoding probable serine/threonine-protein kinase At1g09600-like, which translates to MGCMYCKPSAIEDSKESPRERLSNKAASDSRAARVASSRREEAYRAKDRYDSNDGRAMLIDKHSNGAARSHGENYERKREKMEYVTALHPGMGSIPKAAEGEQVAAGWPSWLAGVAGEAIKGWIPRRADSFEKLDKIGQGTYSNVYRARDLDQKKIVALKKVRFDNSEPESVRFMAREILILRRLDHQNVIKLEGLVTSRMSCSLYLVFEYMEHDLAGLALHPGLKFTEAQVKCYMQQLLCGLDHCHSRGVLHRDIKGSNLLIDNSGMLKIADFGLASIFDPHQNQPLTSRVVTLWYRPPELLLGATYYGTAVDLWSTGCILAELYAGKPIMPGRTEVEQLHKIFKLCGSPSEEYWRKSKLPHATIFKPQQPYRRCVAETFKDFPVPALALMDTLLSIDPADRGSASSALKSEFFTTKPFPCDPSSLPKYPPSKEFDVKVRDEEARRQGAAGKGQRLDPERRGTRESRAIPAPDANAELVMSMQKRKDQSNSKSRSEKFNPHPEEVASGFPIDPPRPSHAVELSIESHVHNPKRASHSGPLSHRAAWAKSTKNPDDAPKISNGADLSGMSGLVAARRSMLTEERRKRSNSSQMDVPKAIGRFPGSFKEATDPLPHDQKPIVPSNKKDDVRSNKDPVIVGYGSKGHKIHYSGPLLVPSGNMDQMLKDHDFQVQEAVRRARIDKAKVRKYQAESNQISTNSLFVSGR; encoded by the exons ATGGGTTGCATGTATTGCAAGCCCTCTGCAATTGAGGATAGCAAGGAGAGCCCCAGGGAGAGATTGTCTAACAAGGCGGCATCAGACTCGCGGGCGGCGAGGGTGGCTTCCTCAAGGAGGGAGGAAGCTTATCGAGCAAAAGATAGGTATGATAGCAATGATGGGAGAGCAATGTTGATTGATAAACACTCAAATGGGGCTGCTCGATCACATGGTGAGAATTATGAGAGGAAGAGGGAGAAGATGGAGTATGTTACTGCTCTACATCCCGGGATGGGCAGCATTCCGAAAGCTGCAGAAGGAGAACAGGTTGCAGCAGGGTGGCCGTCCTGGCTAGCTGGAGTGGCTGGAGAGGCCATTAAGGGGTGGATACCACGCCGTGCAGATTCATTTGAGAAGCTTGACAAA ATTGGCCAGGGAACATATAGTAACGTCTATAGGGCTCGTGATCTTGATCAAAAGAAAATTGTAGCGTTGAAGAAAGTGAGGTTTGATAACTCAGAGCCCGAGAGTGTTCGTTTTATGGCAAGGGAAATTCTCATTTTACGGAGGCTTGATCATCAAAATGTGATAAAACTAGAAGGTTTAGTTACGTCAAGGATGTCTTGCAGCTTGTACCTTGTTTTTGAGTACATGGAGCATGATTTGGCGGGGCTTGCTTTACACCCTGGCCTGAAATTTACAGAAGCACAG GTCAAATGTTACATGCAGCAACTATTATGTGGACTTGATCACTGTCACAGTCGTGGGGTTCTGCATCGTGACATTAAAGGGTCCAACCTTTTAATTGACAACAGTGGCATGTTAAAAATTGCTGACTTTGGTTTGGCGAGTATTTTTGATCCCCATCAAAATCAGCCTCTAACTAGCCGGGTTGTAACTCTCTGGTACCGACCGCCAGAGCTTTTACTCGGTGCTACTTACTATGGAACTGCCGTTGATCTGTGGAGTACAGGTTGCATACTCGCTGAACTCTATGCTGGCAAACCTATAATGCCTGGAAGAACCGAG GTGGAGCAGTTGCATAAGATTTTCAAGCTTTGCGGCTCACCTTCTGAGGAATATTGGAGAAAATCAAAATTGCCTCATGCAACCATATTTAAGCCTCAACAGCCTTATAGACGCTGTGTCGCAGAAACATTTAAGGATTTCCCTGTACCGGCGTTAGCACTTATGGACACCCTTCTTTCCATAGACCCTGCAGATCGTGGGTCTGCATCTTCTGCTCTCAAGAGCGAG TTCTTTACCACAAAACCTTTTCCTTGTGATCCGTCAAGTTTGCCAAAGTATCCTCCTAGCAAAGAGTTTGACGTTAAAGTACGCGATGAGGAAGCTAGAAG ACAAGGAGCAGCAGGCAAGGGCCAAAGACTTGACCCTGAAAGGAGAGGAACAAGAGAGTCTCGAGCCATACCGGCACCTGATGCCAATGCCGAATTAGTCATGTCAATGCAG AAAAGAAAAGATCAGTCCAACTCTAAAAGTCGAAGTGAGAAGTTTAACCCTCATCCAGAAGAAGTTGCTTCTGGCTTTCCTATTGATCCTCCTAGGCCATCACATGCTGTGGAACTGAGTATAGAATCTCATGTTCATAATCCTAAGAGAGCTTCCCATTCAGGGCCATTGTCACATCGTGCGGCATGGGCAAAGTCTACGAAGAACCCAGATGACGCCCCAAAGATTTCAAATGGGGCTGACTTGTCAGGCATGTCAGGTTTAGTGGCAGCAAGGAGAAGTATGTTGACTGAGGAACGCAGAAAAAGGTCTAATTCTTCCCAAATGGATGTTCCAAAAGCAATAGGGCGGTTTCCAGGTTCATTCAAGGAGGCCACAGATCCTTTACCACACGACCAAAAACCTATTGTACCTTCTAATAAAAAGGATGATGTCAGAAGCAACAAAGATCCAGTTATC GTTGGTTATGGATCAAAGGGTCACAAAATTCACTACTCAGGTCCGTTGTTAGTCCCTTCTGGCAACATGGATCAGATGCTGAAAGACCATGATTTCCAGGTCCAAGAAGCTGTTAGACGAGCACGAATTGACAAGGCAAAAGTCCGAAAATATCAGGCGGAAAGCAACCAAATATCCACCAATTCGTTATTTGTTTCTGGTCGATGA
- the LOC101299660 gene encoding probable L-type lectin-domain containing receptor kinase VII.2-like — MLRYPQGASAGQYLGFLNNTSDGNPSNHAFGIEFDVFKDEEYSDIDNNHVGIDVNSLTSLASYKAGYWIGDDTKEDSNNTTWSFKEVELNDGANYQAWIEYWNNQLSITLAPENIKKPGRPLIKVPLDLSDVFLDEMHVGFTASTGVNVQNHNILSWSFSN; from the exons ATGCTAAGGTACCCACAAG GTGCCTCTGCAGGACAGTATCTCGGCTTCTTGAATAATACAAGCGATGGTAACCCTAGCAACCATGCTTTTGGTATCGAGTTTGATGTATTCAAAGACGAAGAATACAGCGATATCGACAACAATCATGTTGGTATTGATGTCAATTCTCTTACTTCTCTGGCTTCTTACAAAGCCGGATATTGGATTGGTGACGACACAAAGGAGGACAGTAACAACACTACTTGGTCTTTCAAGGAAGTAGAGCTGAACGATGGAGCCAATTACCAAGCATGGATTGAGTACTGGAACAACCAGCTGAGCATTACATTGGCTCCAGAAAACATAAAAAAGCCAGGGAGACCTTTGATTAAGGTTCCTCTTGATCTCTCTGATGTTTTCCTTGATGAAATGCACGTGGGGTTCACTGCATCAACTGGAGTGAACGTTCAAAACCACAATATTTTGAGTTGGAGCTTCAGCAATTGA